The window GCTGGGAGGCTGCGCGGGGGCGCCGGCCCCGGACGCGCTGCGCGACGACCCGCGCGCGATGCGCTTTGCGACGCTGGCGCTGGCGCCGCCGCAGCCGAAGCGCGTGGTGCTCGAGAACGGCCTCGTCGTGTTCCTGCTGCGCGACACGGAGGTGCCGCTCGTCACGGTCCAGGCGCTGGTGCGCACGGGGGGCGTGCTGGAGCCCGCCGACAAGGTCGACCTCGCGGAGCTGACCGGGCGCCTGATGCGCACCGGCGGCACCGCCGCCTTCAGCGGCCCGGAGCTGAGCCGGCGCCTCGAGTCGCTCGGGGCGTCCATCGAGACCGGCATCGGCCGGCAGTCGGGGACGGCGTCGCTCTCGGTGCTCTCGCCGGACCTCGGGGTCGGGATCGAGCTGCTCGCGGAGGTGCTGCGCCGCCCGGTCTTCGACGCGGCGGAGCTCGAACGCGCCCGCCGCCGCCGCATCGAGGAGATCCGCCGCAGCAACGACGAGCCCAACGACATCGCCTTCCGCGAGTTCCGGACGGCGGTCTACGGAGACGACCCGCGCGGCCGGCAGCCGACCCCCGAGATGACGGCGGCGATCACGCGCGACGACATCGTGGACTTCCACGCCCGGTCCTTCCGGCCCGACCGCACGATCCTCGGGATCAGCGGCCGCTTCGACGAGGAGGAGCTGCTGGCGCTGCTGCGCCGGCACTTCGGCGATTGGCAGCCGGCGGGGGGCGCGGCGCCGGTCTTCCCGGTGCCGTCGCGGCCGCCGCAGGCCGGGGTGTATCTGGCGGCGAAGAAGCTGCCGCAGGCGACGATCATCATGGGGCACCTGGCGCCGCCCAAGGACTCGCCCGACTTCTACGCCTTCTCGGTGGTCGACCACATCCTCGGCGGCTCCGGCTTCGGCTCGCGGCTGACGTCCGAGATCCGCTCGAACCGCGGGCTGGCCTACAGCGTTGGCAGCTTCTACCGCGGGGACATCGGCTACGGGGTCTTCGGGGCGTACTGCATGACCAAGAGCGCCAGCGCGCTGGAGGCCGCGCGGCTGATGCGCGGGATCATCGGGCGCGTGCGGGACGAGGGGGTCACGGCCGCCGAGCTGCGCCGGGCCAAGGACGCGATCGTGAACAACCTGATCTTCTCCGTCGACGGCACGCGCGAGGTGGTGGCGCAGCGGATGTCGTTCGAGTACGACGGCCTGCCCGCGGACTTCCTCGAGCGCTACCGCGACCGCATCGAGGCCGTGTCGCTCGAGGACGTGCGGGCCGCGGCCGCCCGCCTGCTGCACCCGGAGGCGCTCTCGGTGGTCGCCGTCGGCGAGGAGGCCGCGATCGCGCCGCTGGCAGAGCTGGGCCCGGTGACGAAGGTCACGCTGCGCCGGTACTAGCCCGGGCACTGCGCGGGCCGGTCGGTGCCGCATGGCAATGCCGGGCCCCGGCCCGGCGGCGCCTGTTCTCTTTAGTCGCGCCCTGTTGTCCTCAGGAGTCGAGAGCCTTCACCGGCTGGCGCGACAGCCCAGTCGCCGGCACCTCGGCACTTCACTGACCCGGCCGGCGACTGATGGCCGTTCACAGGCGCCCCCGGGCCGTGGCCCTGTTCACCGGTACGGCCTGGGACGGAGCGGGGGCGGGGGGCTGTCGGGCGCGCGCATTGTGGAGCGCGAGGGAACCGCAGCGGCCGGACCGGAGCGTCCCCGCCGGGGCGAAACGCATTGTTTGAGCCCCGCAGGGGCGAGTTATGCGTTTCGAGCGCAGGGCCGGACGGGCTGCGGTCGAGCGCGCAACTCAGCGCACGCCCGACAGCCCCCCGCCCCCGCGGCACGTGGACGTGTTGCGAGACGGAAGCGAACGGGCGCCCCCGGGCCGTGGCCCGGCACAGGCACGACTGCATCCGCTGCGCGGGTCGCCGGGGAGCGGATCATTTCGTCCTGGCAAGGCAGCGGGGATGGGCGCGCGGAGGCGTACTGGTGTACGCCGCGCCACCGCCACTCGCAGACTCGCGACGGCAAGGACCGCACCGCCGCCAGGGCGGAAAGAGCCCTCGCCGGCCCCCGTGCTGCATTAGGACGGGTCCTCCGGCGGCAGCAGCGTGATCGTGCTCGTGATCGGCACCGGCGCGCGCAGCG of the bacterium genome contains:
- a CDS encoding pitrilysin family protein, encoding MRLTKNRSVPFSLLVACVALALGGCAGAPAPDALRDDPRAMRFATLALAPPQPKRVVLENGLVVFLLRDTEVPLVTVQALVRTGGVLEPADKVDLAELTGRLMRTGGTAAFSGPELSRRLESLGASIETGIGRQSGTASLSVLSPDLGVGIELLAEVLRRPVFDAAELERARRRRIEEIRRSNDEPNDIAFREFRTAVYGDDPRGRQPTPEMTAAITRDDIVDFHARSFRPDRTILGISGRFDEEELLALLRRHFGDWQPAGGAAPVFPVPSRPPQAGVYLAAKKLPQATIIMGHLAPPKDSPDFYAFSVVDHILGGSGFGSRLTSEIRSNRGLAYSVGSFYRGDIGYGVFGAYCMTKSASALEAARLMRGIIGRVRDEGVTAAELRRAKDAIVNNLIFSVDGTREVVAQRMSFEYDGLPADFLERYRDRIEAVSLEDVRAAAARLLHPEALSVVAVGEEAAIAPLAELGPVTKVTLRRY